TTGAGAAGAAAGGGAAGTATTATCAACTTTACACAGGGTTCTTTGAGCTTGAATAGAAAGACATATGTAGTGTTCTGAAAATTGGTGATGGATATAGGCTTGTTACTTTTTTCGTTATTTTGTTAGTCAGGTTGAAGATGCGGCTGATCTTGATTTTTGCTTTCTCGCTTATATATACTTATTTTTGAATTAAGCAGCATAAGGGGGCTTATATGAGATTAAGTGCACGGAATCAGATTCAAGGTAAAATCACGCAATTGCGCAAAGGTACGGTGAATACTGAAGTTGTCATTAAACTGCAGGGAGGCGAAGAATTAGTTTCTGTTATTACTAACATTTCTGCAGAAAGGTTGGGCCTTGAAATTGGCAAGAATGCCTATACCATAATTAAAGCTTCAAATGTAATGGTAGGTATTGATGACTAATTAGGGCCTGCTGAAAAACAATTCCAATGGTCTTTTGCGCCATGCGGATAAAAGACAAACTTGGGATTACCGAACGCGAGTCAGTGGAACAGGTAAAAAAAGCGAAAAAAGATTTTGAGGTAGAGAACAGAGGCAAGCTCCTGATCGCTGTAACCTGCATACCTGCGGATATCAGCTATCCAACTGATTTGAGACTGCTGAATGTAGCGCGGGAAAAGGCAAATGCGGGGTGTGGAGTTCGGAATGAAAATACCGGTGGCCATGGTTGACGGGTACCCGTTCCTGGAGAAACTCAGTTGGGATGGCTACAACG
This is a stretch of genomic DNA from Sediminispirochaeta bajacaliforniensis DSM 16054. It encodes these proteins:
- a CDS encoding TOBE domain-containing protein → MRLSARNQIQGKITQLRKGTVNTEVVIKLQGGEELVSVITNISAERLGLEIGKNAYTIIKASNVMVGIDD